In Caloenas nicobarica isolate bCalNic1 chromosome 35, bCalNic1.hap1, whole genome shotgun sequence, a single window of DNA contains:
- the LOC136000771 gene encoding LOW QUALITY PROTEIN: steroid 21-hydroxylase (The sequence of the model RefSeq protein was modified relative to this genomic sequence to represent the inferred CDS: inserted 3 bases in 2 codons) codes for ADVLVLSSVGTIREALARNWGVWMGRPPSYLGALVSRGGQDLALGGVXPGWRFQRAAARGALGRAGGRLRPLLSRQAALLSEELRSHGGXPLDPFEIFAFHTCSTIGRLLFGDLLPPEGEVRSFARCLVELLDVWGRGSVQALELLPPLRVLPNPGLRELLRLVEKRDAFVEAQIRKHQEHPSPPADTVLGALWGGDPGVRGGPLGPARLHMTLVDLFIGGTETTAAALGWAVAFLLHRPELQARLRAELLRELGPAGTPGPGDALRLPLLQALLSETLRLRPPAPLGLPHRAARGTSVGGVPVAAGSILVPNLLAAQTDPDTWHDPDAFLPERFLAPGAPARALLPFGCGARSCPGEALARAELLVFLGRILRDFRLEPPAPGALPSLGVRGGTVLRCAPFRVRLTPVGPP; via the exons GCAGACGTGCTGGTGCTGAGCTCGGTGGGCACGATCCGGGAGGCGCTGGCACGGAACTGGGGGGTCTGGATGGGGCGCCCCCCAAGTTACCTGG gggctcTGGTGTCGCGGGGGGGTCAGGACCTGGCTctcgggggggt cccggggtggCGTTTCCAACGCGCGGCCGCCCGGGGGGCGctggggagggcgggggggcggcTGCGGCCCCTCCTGAGCCGCCAGGCGGCGCTGCTGAGCGAG GAGCTGCGTTCCCACGGGG ACCCCCTGGACCCCTTTGAGATTTTCGCCTTCCACACCTGCAGCACCATCGGCCGCCTCCTCTTCGGGGACCTg ctgccccccgAGGGGGAGGTTCGGTCCTTCGCGCGCTGCCTGGTGGAGCTGCTGGACgtgtggggcaggggcagcgtccaggccctggagctgctgccgccgctgcgC GTGCTGCCCAacccggggctgcgggagctgctgcGCCTGGTCGAGAAACGCGACGCGTTTGTGGAGGCGCAGATCAGGAAGCACCAg GAACACCCGTCCCCCCCGGCCGACACGGTGCTGGGAGCGCTGTGGGGAggggaccccggcgtccggggGGGTCCCCTGGGCCCCGCCCGCCTGCACATGACCCTGGTCGATCTTTTCATCGGGGGCACCGAGACCACGGCGGCCGCGCTGGGCTGGGCCGTGGCCTTCCTGCTGCACCGGCCCGAG CTGCAGGCGCGGCTGCGCGCGGAGCTGCTGCGGGAGCTGGGCCCCGCGGGGACGCCGGGGCCGGGGGACGCGCTCCGGCTGCCGCTGCTGCAGGCGCTGCTCAGCGAGACCCTGCGCCTGCGCCCGCCCGCGCCCCTGGGGCTGCCGCACCGCGCCGCCCGCGGCACCAG TGTCGGCGGCGTCCCCGTTGCGGCCGGTTCCATCCTGGTCCCCAACCTCCTGGCTGCCCAGACGGACCCCGACACCTGGCACGACCCCGACGCCTTTCTGCCCG AGCGGTTCCTGGCGCCGGGGGCCCCCGCGCGGGCGCTGCTCCCGTTCGGCTGCGGCGCCCGGTCGTGCCCGGGGGAGGCGCTGGCGCGGGCCGAGCTGCTCGTGTTCCTGGGCCGGATCCTGCGGGACTTTCGGCTGGAGCCGCCGGCCCCGGGGGCGCTGCCCAGCCTGGGGGTGCGGGGCGGCACCGTCCTGCGCTGCGCCCCGTTCCGCGTGCGCCTGACCCCCGTGGGGCCCCCCTGA